A stretch of Myroides oncorhynchi DNA encodes these proteins:
- a CDS encoding DUF1599 domain-containing protein, with amino-acid sequence MNTTSAQFDQVITICRNLYIKKMTDYGCSWRILRMTSFTDQIYIKALRLRSIQDNVVRKVDEGEIPEFIGIINYCIMALISLEIGVSTHPDLSVEEATALYDKKVAETKQLMEDKNHDYGEAWRDMRVSSLTDIILQKLLRVKQIEDNQGKTIVSEGIDANYQDMLNYSVFALIHLELPNQ; translated from the coding sequence ATGAATACGACTTCTGCTCAATTCGACCAAGTAATTACTATTTGCCGAAACTTATATATCAAGAAAATGACTGACTATGGATGTTCTTGGAGAATCTTAAGAATGACTTCATTTACTGATCAAATATACATCAAAGCTCTTAGGCTTAGAAGTATTCAAGATAATGTAGTACGCAAAGTAGATGAGGGTGAAATACCTGAGTTTATCGGTATCATCAATTACTGTATCATGGCTCTCATCAGTCTAGAGATCGGTGTGTCTACACATCCTGATTTATCAGTAGAAGAGGCTACTGCTCTTTACGACAAAAAGGTAGCCGAAACAAAACAACTGATGGAAGACAAAAATCATGACTATGGAGAGGCTTGGCGCGATATGCGTGTAAGTTCTCTAACAGATATTATCTTACAAAAACTACTACGTGTAAAACAAATAGAAGACAACCAAGGTAAAACTATCGTATCTGAAGGAATTGATGCAAATTATCAAGACATGTTGAACTATTCTGTATTCGCATTGATACACTTAGAGTTGCCAAACCAATAA
- the folP gene encoding dihydropteroate synthase: MTINCKGELIDLSTPKIMGILNITPNSFFDGGQYKTDSAFLVHAEQMIKDGADFIDVGAYSSKPSAEFVSEQEEIERIVPIIELLQKEFPKTHLSIDTFRAGVARATVEAGASIINDIAAGHLDEQMLPTIGELQVPYIMMHMKGNPQTMQLMTDYTDLVKEVNIYFSERIAKAREYKINDLILDPGFGFAKTLEQNYELMGKMELLSSFELPILVGISRKSMIYKLFDITPQEALNGTTVLNTVALQKGAHILRVHDVKEAVQTREIVKQLSI, translated from the coding sequence ATGACAATAAATTGTAAAGGAGAATTAATTGATTTGAGTACTCCTAAAATAATGGGAATACTGAATATAACACCTAATTCTTTTTTTGATGGCGGACAGTATAAGACAGATAGTGCTTTCTTAGTTCACGCAGAGCAGATGATAAAAGATGGGGCAGACTTTATAGATGTAGGAGCTTACTCTAGTAAACCCAGTGCAGAGTTTGTCAGTGAGCAGGAAGAGATAGAACGCATTGTACCTATCATTGAGTTATTACAAAAAGAGTTTCCTAAGACACATTTATCCATAGATACTTTTAGAGCTGGTGTAGCAAGAGCTACTGTAGAAGCTGGTGCATCGATTATTAATGATATCGCAGCAGGACATCTAGATGAGCAGATGTTACCAACTATAGGAGAACTTCAGGTGCCTTATATTATGATGCATATGAAAGGAAATCCTCAGACAATGCAGTTGATGACTGACTATACTGACTTAGTGAAAGAAGTGAATATATACTTCTCAGAAAGAATAGCAAAAGCTAGAGAGTACAAGATAAATGACCTGATATTAGACCCAGGTTTTGGGTTCGCGAAGACCTTAGAACAGAATTATGAGCTAATGGGTAAAATGGAGTTGTTATCTTCTTTTGAATTGCCTATTTTAGTAGGTATATCTAGAAAGTCGATGATATATAAATTATTTGACATTACACCTCAAGAAGCATTGAATGGCACAACAGTATTAAATACTGTCGCTCTACAAAAAGGAGCACACATCCTAAGGGTTCACGATGTGAAAGAGGCAGTACAAACAAGAGAAATAGTAAAACAATTGAGTATATGA
- the rlmH gene encoding 23S rRNA (pseudouridine(1915)-N(3))-methyltransferase RlmH: protein MNIKLLAIGKTDSKPLQTLMDEYMKRLSFYVKFDLEVIPDIKNAKNMSEEQQKLKEGELILSKIGPTDQLILLDDKGKEFTSIGFADELQKKMNSGIKTLVFVIGGPYGFSDDVYKNAKGKISLSRMTFSHQMIRLFIIEQIYRGFTILRNEPYHHE, encoded by the coding sequence ATGAATATCAAATTACTTGCAATCGGTAAAACAGACAGTAAACCATTACAAACATTAATGGATGAATATATGAAGAGATTGTCTTTTTATGTGAAGTTTGACTTAGAAGTTATTCCCGATATCAAGAATGCAAAGAATATGTCTGAAGAGCAACAGAAACTAAAAGAAGGTGAACTAATCTTGTCTAAAATAGGTCCTACTGACCAATTAATCTTACTAGACGACAAGGGGAAAGAGTTTACTAGTATTGGCTTTGCCGATGAGTTACAGAAGAAGATGAACTCGGGTATCAAGACCTTGGTATTCGTTATCGGTGGTCCTTATGGCTTCTCAGATGACGTATATAAAAATGCAAAAGGGAAAATATCATTATCTAGAATGACATTCTCCCATCAGATGATTCGTTTATTTATTATAGAGCAAATCTATAGAGGATTTACTATCCTACGCAATGAGCCTTATCACCACGAATAG
- a CDS encoding PadR family transcriptional regulator: MKKQQQLYKGSLNAIIMKLLDQNGRMYGYEITQKVKEVTEGEMSLTEGALYPALHKLEADGFLDVELERVDGRVRKYYKLTESGVKETTSKMEELESFIRNMQNIVNLKLT, translated from the coding sequence ATGAAAAAGCAACAACAATTATATAAAGGAAGTCTCAATGCCATCATTATGAAATTACTTGATCAGAATGGGCGAATGTATGGATATGAGATTACACAGAAGGTAAAGGAGGTAACCGAAGGCGAAATGAGTTTAACGGAAGGAGCGCTCTACCCTGCCCTCCATAAACTAGAGGCTGACGGCTTCTTAGATGTAGAACTAGAGCGTGTAGATGGACGAGTACGTAAGTACTATAAACTCACCGAGTCTGGAGTAAAAGAAACTACTTCTAAAATGGAAGAGCTTGAAAGCTTTATCCGCAATATGCAGAACATTGTCAACCTAAAATTGACATAA